In Corynebacterium endometrii, one DNA window encodes the following:
- the trpS gene encoding tryptophan--tRNA ligase, which produces MSEETTTPTPAAGSRILSGIQPTADSYHLGNFLGALKQWIDLQEGYDAFYFIPDLHAITVDQDPAELRERTIAGAAQLIALGIDPTRSTLFVQSHVPAHAELTWVLQCLTGFGEASRMTQFKDKSAKRGSDRTSVGLFTYPMLMAADILLYSPHYVPVGEDQRQHLELTRNLAERFNTRFGEVFRVPEPFIPEGAAKIYDLQDPTSKMSKSGDNPKGLINLLDSPKTSAKRIKSAVTDDLAKVAFDRENQPGVSNLLVINSALSGESIDSLVDKYADKGYGHLKVDTAEVLEQFVTPLKARFDELMADRGELERILADGADRASEVAEPLLDKVYDAVGFLPRLRR; this is translated from the coding sequence ATGTCTGAAGAAACCACCACCCCAACCCCCGCCGCAGGCTCCCGCATCCTGTCCGGCATTCAGCCCACCGCTGATTCTTACCACCTGGGTAACTTCCTGGGCGCGTTGAAGCAGTGGATCGATCTGCAGGAGGGCTATGACGCCTTCTACTTCATCCCCGATCTCCATGCCATCACGGTGGATCAGGATCCTGCCGAGCTGCGCGAACGCACCATCGCCGGCGCGGCGCAGCTGATTGCGCTGGGCATTGACCCAACCCGCTCCACCCTGTTTGTCCAGTCCCACGTGCCAGCCCACGCCGAGCTGACCTGGGTGCTGCAATGCCTGACCGGCTTCGGTGAGGCCTCCCGCATGACGCAGTTCAAGGACAAGTCCGCAAAGCGCGGTTCTGACCGCACCTCCGTGGGCCTTTTTACCTACCCCATGCTCATGGCGGCCGATATCCTGCTCTACTCCCCGCATTACGTGCCGGTGGGCGAGGATCAGCGCCAGCACCTGGAGCTCACCCGCAACCTGGCGGAGCGCTTCAACACCCGCTTCGGCGAGGTCTTCCGCGTGCCGGAGCCGTTTATTCCCGAAGGGGCAGCGAAGATTTACGACCTCCAGGATCCAACGTCCAAGATGTCAAAATCCGGTGACAACCCCAAGGGCCTGATTAACCTGCTGGATTCGCCAAAGACATCCGCTAAGCGCATTAAGTCAGCCGTGACCGATGACCTGGCTAAGGTGGCTTTCGATCGTGAGAATCAGCCGGGCGTGTCCAACCTGCTGGTCATCAACTCCGCCCTGTCCGGAGAGTCCATCGACTCCCTCGTGGACAAGTACGCAGACAAGGGCTACGGCCACCTGAAGGTGGATACCGCCGAGGTGCTGGAACAGTTCGTCACCCCGCTTAAGGCCCGCTTCGACGAGCTCATGGCGGATCGCGGGGAGCTGGAACGCATCCTGGCCGACGGCGCCGACCGCGCGTCCGAGGTCGCCGAGCCCCTCCTCGACAAGGTGTATGACGCCGTGGGGTTCCTTCCACGTCTGCGCCGCTAG
- a CDS encoding YhjD/YihY/BrkB family envelope integrity protein — MATTTQWNSEKTDDYGIERSRQDEPTAIDKVRDKSPMVDHLMRMQDRYVSEGGNQFAAGITYFSVLSIFPLMMLLTATAAAVLANRPELMTQLQEQITSSIEGDLSDTVNEILETAISQRAAMFGVGGLTALWSGLGWMFNLRAGISAMWNLDVNEGTGNFFVTKLKDLLGLIGLLLALVLAFGVTAIASSGIIRTIFGWVGLDEFPGMGIVFWLIGLAIGLLANFLVMLWLIKFLPRTKVPMKSALKGALVGAVAFELIKQLSTVIVSSATGNPAGAVFGPVIALMIVLYLVWRVILYVSAWTATTEESMRMVETPVPAPAVIRVRNEIKEGPSTGATLGAGAALGAVAAGAVALLRKK; from the coding sequence GTGGCAACTACGACGCAATGGAACAGTGAGAAGACTGACGATTACGGCATCGAACGCAGCCGTCAGGATGAGCCAACCGCAATCGATAAGGTGCGCGATAAGTCGCCCATGGTAGACCACCTGATGCGCATGCAGGACCGCTACGTCTCCGAGGGAGGCAACCAGTTCGCCGCGGGTATCACGTACTTCTCCGTCCTCTCCATCTTCCCGCTGATGATGCTGCTTACCGCAACAGCGGCCGCGGTCCTGGCAAACCGCCCCGAGCTGATGACCCAGCTGCAGGAGCAGATCACCTCCTCGATCGAGGGGGATCTGTCCGATACGGTCAATGAGATCCTGGAAACCGCGATTAGTCAGCGCGCCGCGATGTTCGGCGTCGGTGGTTTGACGGCCCTGTGGTCCGGCCTGGGCTGGATGTTCAACCTGCGCGCGGGCATCTCGGCGATGTGGAACCTGGATGTTAATGAGGGCACCGGTAACTTCTTTGTCACCAAGCTCAAGGACCTGCTCGGCCTGATTGGCCTGCTGCTGGCCCTGGTGCTTGCCTTCGGCGTCACCGCGATTGCCTCCTCCGGAATCATCCGCACCATCTTCGGCTGGGTTGGGCTGGACGAGTTCCCGGGCATGGGCATCGTCTTCTGGCTGATTGGTCTAGCCATCGGCCTGCTGGCAAACTTCCTGGTCATGCTGTGGCTGATTAAGTTCCTGCCGCGCACCAAGGTGCCAATGAAGTCCGCGCTCAAGGGCGCGCTTGTTGGCGCCGTGGCCTTCGAGCTGATTAAGCAGCTGTCCACCGTGATTGTCTCCTCCGCAACGGGCAATCCCGCCGGCGCAGTCTTTGGCCCGGTTATCGCCCTGATGATTGTCCTTTACCTGGTATGGCGCGTCATCCTGTACGTTTCCGCCTGGACTGCGACGACCGAGGAGTCCATGCGCATGGTTGAGACGCCGGTTCCAGCCCCCGCCGTCATTCGCGTGCGCAACGAGATTAAGGAAGGCCCATCTACCGGGGCCACCCTTGGCGCGGGCGCGGCGCTGGGTGCCGTAGCCGCCGGTGCTGTGGCCTTGCTACGCAAGAAGTAA
- a CDS encoding RDD family protein, with the protein MTSSANVPNLYEYYGLDRGDACSAMGILLADKDALLESQGCAVTDPRRSELQLAFAVLSSPAKRGLYDRALAAGRAITRAELEYLANFGVWPDPALQRGAVPPQPPEQPQPRPQQPYKMPQPSPYAQPYNPFQQRGYQAPVPAEVPEQTADNLRAYSAYLNGPAERATAGQRVVMAMIDFSVVAMLSSLAVGLFAWTDNTAALSLLLLSVLYVVGLESRFGATLGKKLLGYEVRNRKNGQKLSVVESAKRQWFKLVYFIPGPGTVASIVGAIWGWDSINKSNDFISVHDDIVDAEVVKMRKQP; encoded by the coding sequence ATGACTTCTTCAGCGAACGTGCCGAACCTGTATGAGTACTATGGTCTAGACCGCGGTGATGCGTGTTCTGCGATGGGCATACTCCTGGCGGACAAGGATGCCCTTTTAGAGTCGCAGGGTTGCGCGGTCACGGACCCGCGTAGATCCGAGTTGCAGTTGGCGTTCGCGGTGCTTTCTTCCCCCGCTAAGCGCGGCCTGTATGACCGGGCCCTGGCCGCGGGGCGTGCCATCACGAGGGCCGAATTGGAGTATTTGGCAAACTTCGGTGTCTGGCCGGATCCCGCGTTGCAGCGTGGCGCGGTCCCGCCGCAACCGCCGGAGCAACCGCAGCCAAGGCCGCAGCAGCCGTACAAGATGCCGCAGCCTTCCCCATACGCCCAGCCTTACAATCCGTTCCAGCAGCGGGGCTATCAGGCCCCTGTACCGGCTGAGGTTCCTGAGCAAACTGCGGATAATCTGCGGGCCTACTCCGCCTACTTAAACGGCCCTGCGGAGCGGGCCACGGCGGGCCAGCGGGTTGTAATGGCCATGATTGATTTTAGCGTCGTGGCAATGCTTTCGTCCCTGGCGGTCGGTTTGTTCGCATGGACGGATAATACTGCAGCCTTATCCCTACTACTGCTTTCCGTCCTCTACGTTGTGGGGCTGGAATCACGGTTCGGCGCGACCTTGGGCAAGAAGCTGCTGGGCTATGAGGTTAGGAACCGCAAGAACGGACAAAAGCTCAGCGTGGTGGAGTCAGCGAAGCGCCAATGGTTCAAACTGGTGTACTTCATTCCGGGCCCTGGAACCGTCGCATCCATTGTGGGCGCTATCTGGGGCTGGGACAGCATCAACAAAAGCAACGATTTTATTTCGGTCCACGATGACATAGTTGATGCCGAGGTCGTAAAGATGCGTAAACAACCCTAG
- a CDS encoding D-alanyl-D-alanine carboxypeptidase family protein, with translation MKKFLAVAVCAALACPQAYAQEATTPLPGVAESTPEPTTRTAAPSTDDCPFRLTPPKPVTTSERLAPGQAAPTPLPPVMDAACGISAPAGFTVPKDLMASAWIVADIDSGEIIAIKDPHGRYRPASIIKALLALVVIEELDLSTTIEASEASATIDGSAVGLGSGGKYTIEQLLQGLLMASGNDAAHALAQELGGDESALEKVNALAKRLGTTSTYAASYSGLDAPGMSTSVYDMALIYRAAYSNPAFARLVNTEKVKFPGYGDVPGYELWNDNGLFLNDPDGIGGKTGYTDDANHTFVGALDRNGRRLFAVLLDTTVDHGPRAWQQAQRLLNEAYTVPAGSGVDTLSAQRAESSRDELSAPTSTPSGSAPTPAPAATNPDLEPTLSTSGAWVPWLIAFLIGSCALAAAFWSISRRPGRHRKR, from the coding sequence ATGAAGAAGTTCCTTGCAGTGGCCGTCTGCGCCGCGCTAGCGTGCCCGCAGGCATACGCCCAGGAAGCCACCACGCCTCTTCCTGGGGTGGCGGAGTCCACCCCGGAGCCCACCACCCGCACCGCGGCCCCCTCAACTGATGATTGCCCGTTTCGTCTCACCCCGCCCAAGCCGGTCACTACGTCTGAACGCCTCGCACCGGGTCAGGCAGCCCCTACCCCGCTTCCGCCGGTGATGGACGCGGCGTGTGGCATCAGCGCCCCGGCCGGTTTCACCGTCCCCAAAGATCTCATGGCCAGCGCCTGGATTGTGGCGGACATTGATTCCGGTGAGATCATCGCCATCAAAGACCCACACGGCCGCTACCGGCCGGCATCGATCATTAAGGCGCTGCTGGCGCTCGTTGTAATCGAAGAGCTGGATCTCTCCACAACAATCGAGGCCTCCGAGGCTTCCGCCACTATTGACGGCTCGGCCGTAGGGCTGGGCTCCGGAGGCAAATACACCATCGAACAACTCCTGCAGGGGCTTCTCATGGCCTCCGGCAATGACGCGGCCCACGCCCTGGCCCAGGAGCTGGGCGGCGATGAAAGCGCGCTGGAGAAGGTCAATGCTCTGGCCAAGCGATTGGGAACCACCTCCACTTACGCAGCTAGCTATTCCGGACTCGATGCTCCTGGCATGTCGACCTCCGTCTACGACATGGCGTTAATCTATCGGGCCGCCTACTCAAACCCAGCGTTTGCCCGCCTGGTCAACACGGAAAAGGTGAAATTCCCCGGCTACGGCGATGTACCCGGATACGAGTTGTGGAATGACAATGGCCTCTTCTTAAACGACCCGGATGGAATTGGGGGCAAGACCGGTTACACCGATGACGCGAACCATACGTTTGTTGGCGCCCTGGACCGTAATGGCCGCCGCCTGTTCGCGGTTTTGCTTGATACCACCGTGGATCACGGCCCACGCGCCTGGCAGCAGGCCCAGCGACTCCTCAACGAGGCTTATACGGTCCCGGCGGGTTCCGGCGTAGACACCTTAAGTGCTCAGCGGGCCGAGTCCTCCAGGGATGAGCTATCTGCACCGACTTCTACGCCTTCTGGTTCTGCCCCCACCCCGGCGCCCGCTGCCACGAATCCTGATCTAGAGCCCACGCTGAGCACCAGTGGCGCCTGGGTTCCCTGGTTGATTGCGTTCTTAATCGGCTCCTGCGCCCTAGCCGCGGCGTTCTGGTCCATATCCCGCCGTCCCGGCCGGCACCGCAAGCGCTAG